A window from Heptranchias perlo isolate sHepPer1 unplaced genomic scaffold, sHepPer1.hap1 HAP1_SCAFFOLD_138, whole genome shotgun sequence encodes these proteins:
- the LOC137308704 gene encoding NLR family CARD domain-containing protein 3-like, translating to MEKGSRARRVMWESFVKMYHVVPKLDKILKEMQELGPDPFDYMNIGRGLSEIPSHLKDVQQKHKERLRVETEMLRVNTILTKEKVKIFQLVTLYTELTVISTVRDRTLVEHELLARGRDHEEWREKHLRRELEKIRTDQLFQSSFSRRKSSSGSSAAVSGVAGIGKTTMVQKIVYDWATGKIYPHFQFVFSFKFRELNAINCTINLWNLILIFYPYLKNILGELWKNPEGLLFIFDGLDEFKESIDFADNRRNTEADYMCTDPEDQCEVSDIVYSLIQHKLLPGCSVLVTSRPTALHLLEKAEISIWAEIMGFVGEERKEYFNKFFEDQSVAAAVFKHVEENEILYTMCYNPSYCCILGLSLGPFFTQRDRKQQRVPKTITQLYSYYIYNILKNHGREIDSPRDVLLKIGEMAFTGVSEKKIVFRNGDLIKYNLQPSQFLSGFMMELLERDDSAQSVVYTFPHLTIQEFVAALAQFLTPDPGDIRKLLNEANSKEDGRFEIFLRFVVGLSSSQSARPLEDFLDPFLHRTICGVIDWVKEKVEGQIGKTESETGKRDLLNTFHYLFESQNKTLARVTVGSVETLTFSELRLTPIDCAVLSHVIGLCDTINHLDLEHCSIQCEGLQRLGPALHKCQVLRLGNNELGDSGVKLLSAAVRNPGCKIQELGMEYNDLTDSSTDELISALSTIRSLTVLDLRLNSFTDRSVPALCSLILTCRNLERIRLRGNLFSPNGKRQLESLRESRPGMSVTV from the exons atggagaaaggctctcgggcccgaagggtgatgtgggaatcctttgtgaaaatgtaCCATGTGGTgccaaagttggacaaaatactgaaagagatgcaggaacttg gtcctgatccatttgattatatgaacatcggacgaggtttatctgaaatacccagtcacctgaaag atgttcaacagaaacacaaggaaagacTCCGGGTCGAAACTGAAAtgctgagagtgaacacgatcctaacaaaggagaaggttaagattttccagctggtcactctatacactgagctaacggtcatttctactgttcgagatcggacacttgtagaacacgaactgctggcaagaggccgagaccatgaagagtggagagagaaacatctccggagagaactggaaaaaatccgaactgatcaattgttccagagcagtttttcccgTAGAAAATCCAgttctgggagttcagcagcagtgagcggagtcgcggggattggaaaaacaacaatggtacaaaagattgtttatgactgggccactgggaaaatatacccacactttcaattcgttttcagttttaaattccgtgAATTAAACGCTATTAACTGTACCATAAACCTGTGGAACCTGATACTAATTTTCTATCCTTACTTGAagaatattctgggagagctctggaagaacccagagggattactgtttatatttgatggtttagatgaattcaaggagagtatcgattttgctgacaatcggaggaatacagaggctgattacatgtgcacagatcctgaagaccagtgcgaagtgtctgacattgtgtacagtttaatacagcacaagctgctcccaggatgttcagtgctggtgaccagccgccccactgcattacatttattggaaaaggctgagatcagtatTTGGGCTGAAATCAtgggatttgttggtgaggaacggaaggaatatttcaataagttttttgaagatcagtcagtggcagcagctgttttcaaacatgtggaggagaacgagatcctgtacaccatgtgttacaacccttcctactgctgcatcctcggtctgtcactgggtcccttcttcacacaaagagacaggaaacagcagcgagttcccaagaccatcacccaactatattcctactatatttacaacattctgaaaaaccatggccgagagattgattCCCCCCGTGATGTgctactgaagatcggtgagatggccttcacaggagtctccgagaagaagattgtgtttagaaatggagatttgatcaagtacaatctgcaaccttcccagttcctgtctgggttcatgatggaacttttggagagagatgattctgcccagagtgtggtttacacattcccgcacctcaccatccaagagtttgtagctgcactcgcacaattcctgactccagatccaggggacatccggaaactcctcaaTGAAGCCaacagcaaggaagatgggcgatttgagatatttctccgttttgttgttggtctctcctcctcacagtcagctcggcccctggaggactTTCTGGATCCATTTCTTCATCGAAcaatctgcggagtgattgactgggtgaaggagaaggttgaaggacagattggaaagacagagagtgaaactggtaaaagggacctcctgaacacattccattacctgtttgagtctcagaataaaacactggctcgggtcacagtgggatctgtggaaacactAACATTTAGTGAAttgcgactgaccccgattgactgtgcggtgttgtctcatgtcattggactctgtgatacaataaatCATCTCGATCTGGAACACTGctccattcagtgtgaaggactccagcggctgggacccgcactgcacaaatgccaggtgttgag actggggaacaatgaactgggagattcaggagtaaaACTATTGTCTGCGGCTGTGAGGAACCCGGGCTGTAAAATTCAGGAACtggg gaTGGAGTACaacgatctcacagattcttCTACAGATGAACTcatctccgctctcagtacaatccggtcactgacggttctggacCTGAgattaaactccttcacagaccgatctgtccccgctctctgtTCCCTCATACTGACCTGCAGGAATCTGGAGCGGATCCG gctgagggGGAATCTGTTCAGTCCAAACGGAAAGAGACAactggagtcactgcgggaatccagacccggaatgagtgtgacagtgtga